One part of the Novipirellula aureliae genome encodes these proteins:
- a CDS encoding putative glycoside hydrolase: MFALFLLWGLAVLIPRESFTAEFYVSVDGAKRADGSIAKPFGSLPAAVDAVRALRKSGDQEPAVIYLREGRHQLNQTLVLGMEDGAPVSTDAAPLELYGAGDLTGPAHLTFAAYPGEKPVLSAGVPVTGWTRLESASPELPAEAAGNVWVADMPVGMDRFYTLYDRQGRLRRARNAGFAYTKSGDQRTLHFPEGALKSWDNIGDVEVQVRPSHPWVINMLPLASVDIASGVAKTGVSATYRMGPLPGWVHNPSGSTVWVENILEALNEPGEWVVNTQTRKIYLWPSDPAPDGSPRGILAPCTSELIRVEGDIDYDGPKDKPVCGIAFSRLTFSHADRWTWTTDETRLGWGLQHDWDMFDRPTAMLRFRGAEDCRVTACRFIDSGGTGVRLDLYAQRNRIENCEFAHLGEAGILLVGYGPGTKDVNHHNDIVNNLIHHFSEITWHSPGIWAWQSGHNRMVHNELHHSGYAAVLITTRVNPRRGGGNLNGEGARTVRSHEIADEVNTARNGYENWKNREKYLHARHNLLESNEISHAVQLLSDGNAIYISGTGTGNIIRYNFVHDNAAHSLPAAIRCDDDQHETLIYGNVLYKNFGFAAAIASKGVNDIINNFVVAPVAAPIYGYLSFEWVPVTGSKVQRNIVMSHPDGGSAYVERLKNGIRNTNPAGGPKIVDTDMESNLYYHPTDSHWMDEHFSKMRAVGKEKDSLFGDPLFTDPASGDFSFRPGSPALALGIEALDVSKMGRLEKNPYRISDGSVFVPQDYYPEFRWDTVPMYYMFGDTTRTLTPEEVEFIAARTDYLCIEKSHGYKELGAAELGAKHEAAAFKKIKPEMKVLFYFNSAYAWPFTSYNQAFRPGQIDKYPELKKFLLVDPETGKLAHRNNTFFFDVLNPEFREWWSGTVAKGVADSGCDGVFIDQMHGFFWLRQDRSAEVEKAMGQMMAALKEKMGPDKILLANNAHQTIADHVFPVMDASMFEHYRQELLSKEGLLRDWDDMLRIAQAGKMSIFRIGVEQDRPQNRQGDPRSGRSQGTVALAKERVEYYLACYLIGAQPYSYFQYGWGWTLSSGSLHDYPELSKPLGAPKGAYERTTPEGWEFTREFEHASVWVNTESGEGKIVWK, from the coding sequence GTGTTTGCCTTGTTCCTGCTATGGGGACTGGCCGTTCTTATACCGAGAGAGAGTTTTACTGCGGAATTCTATGTGTCGGTTGATGGAGCGAAGCGGGCCGACGGGAGTATAGCGAAGCCTTTTGGCTCGCTCCCCGCAGCGGTGGATGCGGTGAGAGCATTGCGCAAATCGGGTGATCAAGAGCCCGCGGTTATCTATCTTCGAGAGGGTCGCCATCAACTTAACCAAACGTTGGTATTGGGAATGGAAGATGGGGCTCCCGTGTCAACGGATGCGGCCCCTCTCGAGTTGTATGGCGCCGGAGATTTGACGGGGCCCGCTCATCTGACCTTCGCCGCCTATCCTGGCGAGAAGCCGGTGCTTAGCGCAGGGGTGCCCGTCACGGGTTGGACGCGATTGGAATCCGCGTCTCCTGAATTGCCCGCTGAGGCAGCTGGCAACGTGTGGGTGGCCGATATGCCCGTAGGTATGGACCGATTCTACACCCTTTACGATCGACAGGGTCGTCTGCGGCGTGCCAGAAATGCTGGCTTTGCTTATACAAAATCGGGCGATCAGCGAACGTTGCACTTTCCAGAAGGGGCGTTGAAGTCTTGGGATAATATTGGGGACGTCGAAGTTCAGGTGAGACCTTCGCACCCCTGGGTGATCAACATGCTTCCGCTCGCCTCCGTCGATATAGCCTCGGGGGTGGCGAAAACAGGTGTTTCCGCAACCTATCGAATGGGGCCATTACCGGGTTGGGTTCATAATCCTTCCGGCTCAACGGTGTGGGTTGAAAATATTCTTGAGGCGTTGAATGAACCCGGGGAATGGGTGGTCAATACCCAAACTCGAAAGATCTATTTGTGGCCCTCTGATCCAGCTCCGGATGGATCGCCCCGTGGAATTTTGGCACCGTGCACCAGTGAGTTGATTCGTGTGGAAGGCGACATTGATTACGATGGGCCGAAGGACAAACCTGTTTGTGGTATTGCCTTCTCTAGACTGACCTTTAGCCATGCGGACCGTTGGACCTGGACGACCGATGAGACGCGGTTGGGCTGGGGATTGCAACACGACTGGGACATGTTTGATCGGCCCACGGCGATGCTTCGTTTTCGCGGTGCTGAAGATTGTCGCGTGACAGCTTGCCGTTTTATTGATTCAGGCGGAACAGGAGTGCGTTTGGATCTGTATGCTCAACGCAATCGTATCGAGAATTGTGAATTTGCTCATCTGGGCGAGGCCGGGATTCTGTTGGTAGGGTATGGTCCCGGGACCAAAGACGTCAACCATCACAATGATATTGTCAATAATCTCATCCATCACTTTAGTGAAATCACGTGGCATTCACCGGGGATATGGGCCTGGCAAAGTGGACATAACCGGATGGTTCATAATGAATTGCACCATAGTGGCTATGCGGCGGTGCTCATCACGACGAGGGTAAATCCTCGTCGGGGCGGCGGTAACTTAAACGGAGAAGGGGCCCGGACGGTACGAAGTCACGAGATTGCGGATGAGGTTAATACCGCGCGCAATGGCTATGAGAACTGGAAGAATCGCGAGAAATACCTTCATGCTCGGCACAATTTGTTGGAAAGCAACGAGATCAGCCATGCCGTTCAACTGCTATCCGATGGAAATGCCATCTATATTTCCGGAACGGGGACGGGCAATATTATTCGTTACAACTTCGTGCATGACAATGCGGCGCATTCTCTGCCAGCAGCGATTCGCTGCGATGATGATCAGCACGAGACGTTGATTTATGGAAATGTCCTCTATAAAAACTTTGGGTTTGCTGCGGCAATCGCTTCAAAAGGCGTGAATGATATCATCAACAATTTTGTTGTTGCGCCCGTTGCGGCACCCATCTATGGCTACCTTAGTTTTGAATGGGTGCCCGTTACAGGGTCAAAAGTGCAACGCAATATTGTGATGTCTCATCCCGATGGTGGCAGTGCTTATGTCGAAAGACTTAAGAATGGAATTAGAAACACCAACCCTGCGGGTGGACCTAAGATCGTGGACACCGATATGGAGTCGAATCTTTACTACCATCCAACAGATTCGCACTGGATGGATGAGCATTTTTCTAAGATGCGGGCGGTAGGGAAAGAAAAGGACAGTCTTTTTGGTGACCCTTTGTTTACGGATCCTGCCAGTGGTGATTTTAGTTTCCGGCCCGGCAGTCCTGCCTTGGCCTTGGGCATCGAAGCGTTGGATGTATCAAAGATGGGGCGGCTGGAAAAGAATCCATACCGCATCAGCGATGGGAGTGTCTTTGTGCCTCAAGACTATTATCCCGAGTTCCGTTGGGACACGGTGCCGATGTACTATATGTTTGGGGACACGACACGGACACTGACTCCAGAGGAAGTGGAATTTATTGCGGCGCGCACCGATTATCTCTGTATTGAAAAATCGCATGGCTATAAAGAACTCGGTGCTGCTGAGTTGGGGGCCAAGCACGAGGCGGCGGCCTTTAAAAAGATCAAACCCGAGATGAAGGTGCTATTTTATTTCAACTCGGCCTATGCCTGGCCTTTTACCTCTTACAACCAAGCATTTAGGCCGGGGCAAATCGACAAATACCCGGAATTGAAGAAGTTTCTGTTAGTCGATCCTGAAACGGGCAAGCTTGCTCATCGAAACAACACCTTCTTTTTTGACGTGCTCAACCCAGAGTTTCGCGAGTGGTGGTCCGGCACCGTGGCCAAGGGCGTGGCTGACTCTGGCTGCGATGGAGTCTTCATTGATCAAATGCATGGTTTCTTCTGGCTACGCCAGGACAGGAGCGCCGAGGTTGAAAAGGCGATGGGGCAGATGATGGCTGCGTTGAAAGAAAAAATGGGGCCGGATAAAATCCTGCTTGCCAACAACGCTCATCAGACCATCGCCGATCATGTTTTCCCTGTGATGGACGCCAGCATGTTTGAGCACTATCGACAAGAACTTCTGAGCAAGGAGGGGCTGCTGCGGGACTGGGACGATATGTTGCGTATCGCCCAGGCGGGAAAGATGTCGATCTTTCGCATTGGTGTTGAACAGGACCGCCCCCAGAACCGGCAGGGCGACCCACGAAGTGGTCGGTCCCAAGGGACAGTAGCCTTGGCTAAGGAACGAGTGGAATACTACCTCGCCTGTTACCTGATCGGCGCACAGCCCTATTCCTATTTTCAATACGGATGGGGCTGGACACTTTCGTCCGGATCCCTGCATGACTACCCGGAACTGAGTAAACCGCTGGGCGCGCCCAAAGGTGCTTACGAGCGAACGACTCCGGAAGGCTGGGAATTCACCCGTGAATTTGAGCATGCCAGCGTATGGGTGAACACCGAAAGCGGAGAAGGCAAGATTGTCTGGAAATAA
- a CDS encoding alpha/beta hydrolase family protein, producing the protein MLQSVRHLDKRVLLTVVWLTGVLLPFLAEAQTVKRDILYKTTPETALHLDLYYPAIEQPGKYPVVIYTHGGGWAVGSKGGAASGTHMSKVVHQLTEEGFCVASVDYRLWEKGGTVSMRDCVIDSKDAIRYLSKNSVSLSVDTDRVFTFGDSSGGQIAQMLLLASPDDLPGAKELAHYSYKMIAGVSWYGPCDFEKTELFNHDDRADFRDRFGPRILKADSKPEEKLALYREMSPVNYLRKDSPPLLMIQGDGDTTIPVKHAYYMQEKAEALTAPVQIMIIKNAGHNWRKADGTTPIEPSVDAIYTRTVAFLAEHLPKEEKNKKGGSLSGSPTNSNMVDKGKRK; encoded by the coding sequence ATGTTGCAAAGCGTAAGGCATCTAGATAAACGAGTTTTATTGACCGTTGTTTGGCTGACGGGTGTTCTGCTGCCATTTTTGGCCGAGGCGCAGACCGTGAAGAGAGACATCCTCTACAAGACCACTCCGGAAACGGCCTTGCATTTGGATCTCTATTATCCCGCGATTGAGCAGCCCGGCAAATATCCCGTCGTTATCTACACGCACGGCGGCGGGTGGGCAGTTGGCAGTAAGGGCGGTGCGGCCAGCGGAACCCATATGTCTAAAGTCGTGCATCAACTCACCGAAGAAGGGTTCTGCGTGGCTTCAGTCGATTATCGGTTGTGGGAAAAGGGCGGTACTGTTTCAATGCGCGACTGCGTCATCGATTCAAAAGACGCTATTCGTTATCTCTCCAAAAATAGCGTCTCGCTGTCCGTCGATACAGACCGGGTATTTACTTTCGGCGATTCGTCTGGTGGGCAGATTGCCCAGATGCTGTTGCTGGCGTCACCGGATGACTTGCCTGGGGCGAAAGAGTTGGCGCACTATTCGTACAAGATGATCGCGGGGGTTTCCTGGTATGGACCGTGCGACTTTGAAAAAACGGAACTCTTTAACCATGATGATCGGGCTGATTTTCGAGATCGCTTCGGACCACGCATTCTCAAAGCGGATTCAAAACCTGAAGAGAAGCTGGCGCTTTACCGGGAAATGAGCCCGGTCAACTATTTGAGAAAGGACAGTCCTCCTTTGCTGATGATTCAAGGCGACGGCGATACCACCATTCCGGTAAAGCATGCCTATTATATGCAGGAAAAAGCGGAGGCTCTAACGGCTCCCGTTCAGATCATGATCATCAAAAACGCGGGGCACAATTGGCGAAAAGCCGATGGAACCACGCCGATTGAACCCTCGGTCGATGCGATCTACACACGCACAGTGGCCTTCCTCGCTGAACATTTACCTAAGGAAGAGAAGAACAAAAAGGGGGGATCTCTGAGTGGGAGCCCGACGAATAGCAACATGGTGGATAAAGGGAAAAGAAAATGA
- a CDS encoding alpha-L-fucosidase has protein sequence MISTIRIRLSLACVLMVATLSASEVNYAEDPFALEQGKHVKTLADRPWADRSPEELQQWARENLHRKLIARKVIDANEHPEWEWFRKSGLGIFLHWGLPSANPDTGDAWAIQWNAAKARSGRYMEPATKMFAVAETWNPDKYDPNKWMAAASKAGFGYAVLTARHHDGYALWPSQYGSWHTGEYMGGRDLIKDYVEACRKNRIKVGFYYSGPSWHFAHEQKSFGEAGSGAYYNHKMEKVIGRPTVTAAMAAAEKQEAQGQVRELMQNYGPIDVMWWDGSVAMKDEELATMQPTVLVARGNIATPEGEHQGASENVKVANECGWWWEECRKSENSFTPNWHYGIECERNHWDTNTLLAELIRCRSLGGNLLVNVPPRGNGEMMDWFYDVCDEMAGWMKHSREAIYDIDLDAPLPTLDKTQNYTTVRGRIWYAMPNEENTVFIHELDRPTSVTLLRTGVAMDYEYRDGSLRLVVPKIMQTDLPDMVKIVFAEEP, from the coding sequence ATGATTTCAACGATTAGAATTAGACTCAGCCTTGCCTGTGTCTTGATGGTAGCAACCTTGAGCGCATCGGAAGTCAATTATGCTGAAGATCCCTTTGCTCTGGAGCAAGGTAAGCATGTGAAGACACTGGCCGATCGACCGTGGGCCGATCGCTCACCGGAAGAACTTCAGCAGTGGGCGCGAGAAAATCTGCACCGAAAGCTGATCGCTAGAAAGGTCATTGATGCAAACGAACACCCCGAGTGGGAATGGTTTCGCAAGTCTGGGCTGGGAATCTTTCTGCACTGGGGGCTACCCAGCGCCAATCCCGATACGGGGGATGCTTGGGCCATACAGTGGAATGCCGCCAAAGCAAGAAGCGGACGCTATATGGAGCCCGCGACCAAGATGTTTGCCGTGGCTGAAACGTGGAACCCGGACAAATATGATCCCAATAAATGGATGGCGGCTGCGTCGAAGGCCGGGTTCGGTTATGCGGTACTAACGGCGCGCCACCACGATGGCTACGCGCTTTGGCCTAGTCAGTATGGGTCTTGGCATACAGGAGAATATATGGGCGGGCGTGATTTGATAAAGGACTATGTGGAGGCCTGCAGGAAGAATAGGATCAAGGTGGGTTTCTATTATTCGGGTCCAAGTTGGCATTTTGCCCATGAACAGAAGAGCTTTGGCGAAGCGGGGTCTGGCGCGTACTATAATCATAAAATGGAGAAAGTGATCGGTAGGCCAACGGTGACGGCAGCAATGGCGGCTGCTGAGAAACAAGAAGCGCAGGGGCAGGTACGGGAACTTATGCAAAACTACGGGCCCATCGACGTCATGTGGTGGGACGGAAGTGTTGCCATGAAGGACGAAGAGCTGGCGACCATGCAACCGACGGTTTTGGTTGCACGCGGTAATATTGCCACTCCAGAGGGTGAGCATCAGGGCGCCAGCGAAAATGTCAAAGTCGCTAATGAATGCGGCTGGTGGTGGGAAGAGTGTCGCAAATCGGAAAATAGCTTTACACCGAATTGGCATTATGGAATCGAGTGCGAACGGAATCATTGGGATACGAATACCCTGTTAGCCGAACTGATTCGCTGTCGTTCATTGGGAGGCAATCTGTTGGTCAATGTTCCTCCGCGCGGCAACGGTGAAATGATGGACTGGTTTTACGACGTGTGTGATGAGATGGCGGGTTGGATGAAGCATTCTCGCGAAGCGATTTATGACATTGATTTAGATGCTCCCTTGCCCACCCTCGACAAGACGCAGAACTACACAACGGTTCGAGGCCGTATCTGGTATGCCATGCCCAACGAAGAGAATACGGTATTTATCCATGAGCTTGATCGCCCCACCTCCGTTACGTTGTTGAGAACCGGGGTGGCAATGGATTACGAATATCGCGACGGTTCTTTGCGGCTAGTCGTCCCCAAGATCATGCAAACCGATTTGCCAGATATGGTGAAGATTGTATTCGCCGAAGAGCCGTGA
- a CDS encoding right-handed parallel beta-helix repeat-containing protein: protein MRKKNWIATLALMAGSVFGAVAADSAVPADFYVSTEGSDQWSGTLSAPDAQGKDGPFATLERARNAVRELKKTRSGDHDRVVLIRGGTYPLEKTVVFGLEDSGVGDSTITYAAYPDETPVFSSGREIEGWKKLETAPSSLPAAAAGKVWVADVPNLKDARWRFYTLYDADGRLPRARSEGFIPTVKPGTLSAVYDRDLLHFPAGALKNWANLEDVEVIVRPRQGWVMNILPLESVDEKAKIATTVFTATYLMEELHLIPGVDCAWVENVLEALDAPGEWVLNTREGKLYLWARNGEKPKGVVAPLLKESILVQGQEGQAGAADIPVRNLCFKGLTFMHGERYSWAPDDKGIQHDWEMFDKANALMRFRFAAACTVDGCHFVHSGGTAIRSDLYGQNLTIQNNHIEYMGGTGILFCGYSPGAKDVNKHNLVYNNHIQNVGEIYWHSPAVFIWQSGQNRIANNLIHNTPYAGVIISGLLDRFERRSVYKEKDLSDPYENRVEADESNHFSCNNLVEYNEIHHGMEVMGDGNGIYLRGAGIGNVIRQNYIHHFIAQEIVMQSAIRTDGLQKGTLITGNLLYQCVSHGIHLKNNNRVENNLIVDIIESVHKGKIFLPAYLKLKSGPLTGGSIQRNVLYHTRGPVEFYDQGAGRDPLALAWAKEADTDYNIYFCAENPEAGRMVLVGNQEDGVDQHSLAVDPLFVDPENGDFRFRPNSPALNIGIVPFDMSEVGLRNKKK, encoded by the coding sequence ATGAGGAAGAAAAATTGGATTGCGACGTTGGCTCTGATGGCGGGAAGTGTATTCGGTGCGGTTGCGGCGGATTCAGCGGTTCCTGCTGACTTTTATGTGTCTACCGAAGGTTCCGATCAATGGTCCGGCACGTTGTCGGCTCCGGATGCTCAAGGAAAAGATGGGCCGTTCGCAACGCTGGAACGCGCACGAAATGCGGTGCGTGAATTAAAAAAGACAAGGTCAGGGGATCATGATCGTGTTGTTTTGATTCGTGGCGGAACCTATCCGCTTGAAAAAACCGTGGTGTTCGGTTTGGAAGATTCCGGCGTGGGCGATTCGACGATCACCTATGCTGCCTATCCAGACGAGACGCCGGTATTCAGTTCCGGTCGTGAAATCGAGGGGTGGAAGAAGCTAGAGACCGCGCCTTCCTCATTGCCGGCGGCTGCCGCTGGAAAGGTTTGGGTTGCTGATGTTCCAAACCTAAAGGATGCGCGGTGGCGTTTTTATACCTTGTATGATGCGGACGGACGGTTGCCACGGGCTCGGTCAGAGGGGTTTATCCCCACCGTAAAACCGGGAACGTTATCAGCTGTTTACGACAGGGATCTATTACACTTCCCGGCAGGAGCCCTTAAGAATTGGGCGAATCTGGAGGATGTGGAGGTCATCGTGCGCCCTCGACAAGGATGGGTGATGAATATTCTTCCGCTCGAGTCGGTGGATGAAAAGGCGAAGATTGCCACAACGGTTTTTACTGCAACCTACCTGATGGAGGAGCTCCATTTAATTCCCGGTGTTGACTGCGCCTGGGTTGAGAACGTTCTAGAGGCCCTCGATGCGCCGGGTGAGTGGGTATTGAATACTCGGGAAGGCAAACTGTACCTGTGGGCGCGGAATGGCGAAAAACCAAAAGGAGTTGTGGCACCTTTGTTGAAGGAATCTATCCTTGTCCAGGGACAGGAGGGGCAAGCGGGCGCCGCCGACATCCCGGTGCGCAATCTATGCTTTAAAGGGTTAACGTTTATGCATGGGGAGCGATATTCATGGGCTCCGGACGATAAAGGCATTCAACACGACTGGGAAATGTTCGATAAGGCCAATGCGCTGATGCGTTTTCGATTTGCCGCAGCGTGTACTGTTGATGGGTGTCACTTTGTTCATAGCGGCGGAACTGCGATTCGGTCAGACTTGTATGGACAGAACCTCACCATTCAGAACAACCATATTGAATACATGGGGGGCACCGGCATTCTTTTCTGTGGATATAGCCCTGGCGCCAAGGACGTGAATAAACACAATCTCGTTTATAATAATCATATTCAAAATGTGGGCGAAATTTATTGGCACTCTCCGGCGGTATTCATCTGGCAGAGCGGGCAGAATCGGATTGCTAATAATTTAATCCATAACACCCCGTATGCGGGCGTGATCATTTCTGGGCTTCTCGACCGTTTCGAACGTCGGTCTGTGTACAAAGAAAAGGATCTGTCCGATCCTTATGAAAACCGTGTGGAGGCCGATGAATCGAACCACTTTTCCTGCAATAACCTGGTTGAATATAACGAAATTCACCATGGAATGGAGGTGATGGGGGATGGGAACGGGATCTATCTTCGCGGTGCGGGGATTGGAAATGTTATTCGCCAAAACTATATCCATCATTTCATTGCCCAGGAAATCGTTATGCAGAGTGCCATTCGAACCGACGGGTTGCAAAAGGGGACTCTTATTACCGGCAACTTGCTTTATCAGTGCGTCTCTCATGGCATTCACCTAAAGAATAATAACCGTGTAGAGAACAACCTCATCGTCGACATCATCGAATCGGTTCACAAAGGAAAGATCTTTCTGCCGGCGTACTTAAAGCTGAAGTCGGGACCGTTGACGGGCGGCTCGATCCAGAGAAATGTACTTTATCATACCCGGGGACCTGTCGAGTTCTATGATCAGGGGGCTGGCCGAGACCCGCTTGCTCTTGCTTGGGCAAAAGAAGCCGATACCGATTACAACATCTATTTTTGCGCCGAAAACCCTGAAGCGGGCCGGATGGTGCTGGTTGGAAATCAGGAGGACGGTGTGGACCAGCACAGTCTTGCGGTCGACCCGTTATTCGTCGATCCGGAAAATGGAGACTTCCGGTTCAGGCCGAACTCACCCGCGCTGAACATAGGGATCGTTCCTTTTGATATGTCTGAGGTGGGCTTACGAAACAAAAAGAAATAG